In Drosophila bipectinata strain 14024-0381.07 chromosome 2R, DbipHiC1v2, whole genome shotgun sequence, one genomic interval encodes:
- the nord gene encoding protein NDNF — protein sequence MLSGCELLLLMLLTPPLLAEISHIPLARNRILLDSVELLQQSQQPPQPPVDVPADPATPVPPQRCLSLQRYRKMLKDIDDVEDLYVDVPVHIALAERQKKRFVLNLNDTTPLTIRFSAPVVRKMYFNQTGSALRPAAMASGPGVSGDTLVLPCALRGQYDLFVQARQSGALKVDALAQHPHHNWPLLNATHRIAIRTQNRVRKREMIVKWDRSKFDYHAMHYCLVIQRIVPDTPRLTFTHFCQAVAAFVDQRPLSPSCSGVSPLDLVWAAPPQRERRLNPRHSLHVVCTGKRRQQMLRRLLPRSSYQLDLFGVHQKRQNLTMRLATTQVRFNRTQPLALRQQALALLKIGGQHGTQIYSFKVPQVDPPVEHPVMRHLLIPCSGSEIRVRLLRQRNEVWQSIPIFSPTYIRQNGVLPGQRYQMRFEPSNDDETLRAQKVMVALSSEALFRTLPELPKNITVFNVRTRCNRATIAWNGSPDERELSYCIIVFNLPQRNRSVVDATNYCMDFSPKQMVNYKNFEWMTCRERQQSPQSIDNIETETILNLNPGASYLVYVTANLSMGKPLPYQALTLHMASQCLDDSHESFY from the exons ATGTTGTCCGGATGTGAACTCCTGCTACTGATGCTCCTCACTCCGCCGCTGTTGGCCGAGATCTCCCACATACCGCTGGCCAGGAATCGCATCCTTCTGGACTCTGTCGAGCTGCTACAGCAGTCGCAGCAGCCGCCACAGCCGCCAGTGGATGTGCCCGCGGATCCAGCGACGCCAGTGCCACCGCAGCGCTGTCTTTCGCTGCAGCGGTACCGCAAGATGCTGAAGGACATCGACGACGTGGAGGACCTATATGTGGATGTACCCGTCCACATTGCCCTGGCGGAGCGACAGAAGAAACG ATTCGTGCTCAACCTGAACGACACGACGCCCCTGACGATTCGCTTCTCGGCGCCCGTGGTCCGCAAGATGTACTTCAATCAAACAG GCAGCGCTCTGAGGCCGGCGGCAATGGCATCTGGTCCAGGTGTTTCCGGGGACACCCTGGTGCTGCCCTGCGCCCTGCGCGGCCAGTACGACCTCTTCGTCCAAGCCCGCCAGAGCGGCGCCCTCAAGGTGGACGCCCTGGCCCAGCATCCGCACCACAACTGGCCCCTTCTGAATGCCACGCACCGGATCGCCATTCGCACCCAGAACCGGGTACGGAAGCGCGAGATGATCGTCAAGTGGGACAGGAG CAAATTCGATTACCATGCCATGCACTACTGTCTAGTGATCCAGCGTATAGTTCCTGATACCCCTCGTCTAACATTCACCCACTTCTGCCAGGCAGTGGCTGCCTTTGTGGATCAGCGGCCATTGAGCCCCAGTTGCTCAGGAGTGAGTCCtttggacttggtttgggctGCTCCACCGCAGCGAGAGCGTCGCCTGAATCCTCGCCACAGTCTCCATGTGGTGTGCACGGGGAAGCGGCGCCAACAAATGCTGCGTCGATTGTTGCCGCGAAGTAGTTACCAATTGGATCTGTTCGGTGTCCACCAGAAGAGGCAGAATCTGACCATGCGGCTGGCCACCACCCAAGTGAGATTCAATCGAACCCAGCCACTCGCTTTGCGGCAACAGGCGCTGGCGCTTCTGAAGATCGGCGGGCAGCATGGAACGCAGATCTACAGCTTCAAGGTGCCGCAGGTGGACCCGCCTGTGGAGCACCCAGTTATGCGGCACTTGTTGATTCCCTGTTCTGGGAGTGAGATCCGGGTCAGATTGCTAAGGCAGCGAAACGAGGTGTGGCAATCGATTCCCATTTTCAGTCCCACATACATTCGACAAAACGGAGTGCTGCCCGGCCAGCGGTATCAGATGAGGTTCGAGCCGAGCAACGACGATGAGACGTTAAGGGCTCAGAAAGTAATG gTGGCCCTAAGCAGTGAGGCTTTGTTCCGGACTCTGCCGGAACTTCCCAAAAACATAACCGTTTTCAATGTGAGGACAAGATGCAATCGGGCCACCATAGCCTGGAATGGTTCCCCAGATGAACGAGAACTGAG CTACTGCATTATTGTCTTTAATCTGCCGCAACGCAATCGCAGCGTGGTGGATGCCACAAACTATTGCATGGACTTCTCCCCGAAGCAAATGGTGAACTACAAGAACTTTGAGTGGATGACCTGCAGGGAAAGGCAACAGAG CCCTCAAAGCATTGACAACATTGAAACGGAGACCATCCTAAATCTAAATCCAGGAGCCAGTTACCTGGTTTATGTCACCGCCAACTTGTCGATGGGAAAACCCCTGCCCTACCAGGCCCTGACACTTCACATGGCCAGCCAGTGCTTGGACGATTCGCACGAGTCCTTCTACTAA
- the Ir60a gene encoding LOW QUALITY PROTEIN: uncharacterized protein Ir60a (The sequence of the model RefSeq protein was modified relative to this genomic sequence to represent the inferred CDS: substituted 1 base at 1 genomic stop codon): protein MCCNYPSAIILVLLFLEPGRGIVNPSNETANIVISMLPAKDLGPEVWQAGVDCLDRFAQIFFYRKPAERFTRAYNLMTTHAFNLSTPADEIQQGFAKRINEAVTDPTEPRRQELFQLRVVTDHGGNVKSKNFGELLLVDNYVLIVDSVERLLSLMSRYVSRMRSWNPGARVLVLFHNAQVHNRPWTVASQIFNELMHSFYVHRVALLYANSSMDYNLLVNDYYNNENCRVLNVQSVGQCHDGELYPSPTAVHAAMLDYVAGFSPKNCTFYVCASVSAPFVEEDCVVGLEMRILGFMKNRLDFKVNQTCSLESRGELDANGDWNGLLSKVIDNECDFIVGGFYPDNEVADFFWGTDTYLEDAHTWYIKEAERRPAWQAMVGIFEPYTWLCFLLVLLLTWLFWFALVKILPEPNYYQQLSLTGINALAVTISVAVQERPVCEATKVFFIALTLYSLNVVATYTSKMIATFQDPGYLHQLDELTEVVAEGIPYGGHEESRDWFENDDDMWIFNGYNTSPEFIPRTDNLVAVKNGERCILSNRMYTMQSALGDDIYAFPQNVFSSPLQMIMKAGFPFIFELNTIIRMMRDVGIFQKIDKDFRYNNTYLNRIAKMRPNFADNAIVLTTEHLKGPFFILIVGVFCAALTFFGELMIRNWRCQLVSTRKGQKPRAPKQQARRRKGRARGRGRGQLGEWQRQVQVTPVIRFTPVKRRKVFQXQTSQK, encoded by the exons ATGTGCTGCAATTATCCGAGTGCCATCATCCTTGTGCTCCTGTTTTTGGAGCCCGGTCGGGGCATAGTGAATCCCTCGAACGAGACTGCGAATATCGTGATATCCATGCTCCCGGCCAAGGATCTGGGGCCCGAGGTGTGGCAGGCTGGGGTCGACTGCCTGGACAGGTTTGCCCAGATCTTTTTTTACCGAAAGCCTGCAGAGCGCTTCACCCGAGCCTACAACCTCATGACGACCCACGCCTTCAACTTGTCCACTCCAGCGGATGAGATACAGCAGGGATTCGCGAAGCGGATAAACGAAGCTGTCACAGATCCTACTGAGCCTCGGAGGCAGGAGCTTTTCCAGCTCAGAGTGGTCACCGATCACGGTGGCAATGTAAAGAGCAAGAACTTCGGGGAACTGCTCCTGGTGGACAACTACGTGCTCATTGTGGACTCTGTGGAGAGGCTGCTCAGTCTCATGAGTCGCTATGTGAGCCGGATGCGCTCCTGGAATCCAGGTGCTCGAGTCCTGGTGCTGTTTCACAATGCCCAGGTGCACAATCGCCCTTGGACCGTGGCATCCCAGATTTTCAACGAACTGATGCATAGCTTCTACGTGCACCGGGTGGCCCTGCTTTACGCCAACTCCTCCATGGACTACAATCTCCTGGTGAACGACTACTACAATAATGAGAACTGCCGGGTACTGAATGTCCAGAGTGTGGGTCAGTGCCACGACGGAGAGCTGTATCCGAGTCCGACCGCCGTTCATGCCGCCATGTTGGACTATGTGGCGGGATTCAGTCCCAAGAACTGCACTTTCTACGTGTGTGCTTCCGTTTCGGCACCATTTGTGGAAGAGGATTGCGTTGTGGGTCTGGAGATGAGGATTCTGGGATTCATGAAGAATCGATTAGATTTTAAG GTTAACCAAACCTGCAGCTTGGAATCCCGAGGAGAACTGGATGCCAATGGCGATTGGAACGGATTGCTAAGCAAGGTGATTGACAACGAGTGTGACTTTATAGTAGGGGGATTCTATCCGGACAACGAGGTGGCCGACTTCTTCTGGGGCACCGACACCTACCTGGAGGACGCCCACACCTGGTACATCAAGGAGGCGGAACGGCGACCCGCCTGGCAGGCCATGGTGGGAATCTTCGAGCCCTACACCTGGCTCTGCTTTCTCCTGGTCTTGCTGCTCACCTGGCTCTTTTGGTTCGCTCTGGTCAAGATCCTGCCGGAGCCCAATTACTACCAGCAGTTGAGTCTGACGGGGATCAACGCCTTGGCCGTGACCATCTCAGTGGCCGTCCAGGAGCGTCCAGTTTGCGAGGCCACCAAAGTGTTCTTCATAGCCCTCACCCTCTACAGCCTGAATGTGGTGGCCACCTACACGTCCAAGATGATAGCCACCTTCCAGGACCCCGGCTACCTGCATCAGCTGGACGAACTGACCGAGGTGGTGGCCGAGGGCATACCTTACGGTGGCCACGAGGAGAGCCGTGATTGGTTCGAGAACGACGACGACATGTGGATCTTCAACGGGTACAACACCTCGCCGGAGTTCATTCCTAGAACGGACAACCTAGTGGCCGTGAAGAACGGAGAACGCTGCATCCTGAGCAACAGGATGTACACGATGCAGAGTGCCCTGGGAGACGACATTTACGCCTTTCCCCAGAACGTCTTCTCCAGTCCCCTGCAGATGATCATGAAGGCCGGCTTCCCGTTCATCTTTGAGCTGAACACCATCATCCGAATGATGCGGGATGTGGGAATCTTTCAGAAGATCGACAAGGACTTTCGGTACAACAACACCTACTTGAACAGGATAGCCAAGATGCGGCCAAACTTTGCTGATAATGCCATTGTCCTGACCACGGAGCATCTGAAGGGGCCCTTTTTCATCCTCATAGTGGGGGTCTTTTGTGCGGCACTCACATTTTTCGGCGAGCTAATGATCCGGAATTGGCGCTGCCAGCTGGTCAGCACGAGGAAGGGGCAGAAGCCGAGGGCCCCTAAGCAGCAGGCCAGAAGGAGGAAAGGACGAgcacgaggacgaggacgagggcAGTTGGGAGAATGGCAGCGACAAGTTCAAGTGACTCCAGTCATACGATTTACGCCAGTCAAACGACGCAAAGTTTTCCAGTGACAAACAAGTCAAAAGTAA
- the LOC108132915 gene encoding gastrin/cholecystokinin type B receptor: protein MALLHYTFEQFELYLKWALSKHGEFTPAPTIQPYPGIFIGDLSQLNRFKRNAFSAVVGILFVLAFVGNLGTLYVNSRRKLRPFFRSCLISLACSDLSSTVFCTTSYMAQFNAEYLQLWTIGGFMCKFVPFATTTSVLSGSLTLVAIALDRYLAIMRPVLGFWNPDYRFSVVTMLLIWACSIGASGPLLGIYDYQRVQLLDAEDSQTEDEDETKEVPRELVVTELELVHMCLAGDHAVGLYYVVLFTLIFMPCIVAFVWLNAIIARQLWLRRHFHQEQQVRQQEPQQGQFKALGSAGGSADFLMPSTLASAIGVALPFAVDKMPVPSSTPSPNPAKKTTAASLAREARHRKMVVVVLLMMAVFIFLRLPAWVFLIMRLYGSYSEPIDWLLYFSFGILNLFSCALNPIFYTFLTQTIRTASLVKQKIRYFLGCSPGNVQDAAMPTEEMNKGKWSQCCCGLRPPTFTWRCHLARNAAATTEVRASDHKSASAAVQQEPASLKRILSFKHEVFTIYKQCDDSTSSASIESSA, encoded by the exons ATGGCCCTCCTACACTACACCTTTGAGCAGTTTGAGTTGTACCTGAAGTGGGCCCTCAGCAAGCACGGGGAGTTCACCCCCGCCCCCACCATTCAGCCGTATCCGGGCATCTTCATCGGTGATCTTAGCCAGCTGAACAGGTTCAAGCGCAATGCCTTCTCCGCCGTGGTGGGAATCCTTTTCGTGTTGGCCTTTGTCGGAAATCTGGGCACCCTCTACGTCAACTCCCGCCGGAAACTGAGACCCTTCTTCCGATCCTGCCTGATTTCACTGGCCTGCAGTGATCTCTCCTCCACGGTTTTCTGTACAACCTCCTACATGGCTCAGTTTAATGCGGAGTACCTCCAGCTTTGG ACTATTGGTGGCTTCATGTGCAAGTTTGTGCCCTTTGCCACCACCACTTCGGTGCTCTCTGGAAGCCTGACCCTCGTGGCCATTGCCCTGGATCGCTACCTGGCCATAATGCGGCCAGTGTTGGGCTTCTGGAATCCGGACTACCGCTTCAGTGTGGTCACCATGCTGCTGATTTGGGCCTGTTCCATTGGCGCCTCGGGTCCGCTGTTGGGCATCTACGATTACCAGCGTGTCCAACTGCTGGATGCAGAGGATTCTCAGAcagaggacgaggacgagacCAAAGAAGTGCCCAGGGAACTTGTGGTCACCGAACTGGAGCTGGTGCACATGTGCCTGGCCGGCGAC CACGCTGTCGGATTATACTACGTAGTACTCTTTACCCTGATCTTTATGCCCTGCATAGTGGCGTTCGTTTGGCTGAATGCCATCATTGCCAGGCAGCTCTGGCTGAGGCGGCACTTCCACCAGGAGCAGCAGGTGCGCCAGCAGGAGCCCCAGCAGGGTCAGTTCAAGGCCCTCGGGTCGGCAGGCGGCAGTGCGGACTTCCTGATGCCCTCGACCTTGGCCAGTGCCATCGGCGTGGCCCTGCCCTTTGCCGTGGACAAGATGCCAGTGCCCTCCAGCACTCCTTCCCCCAATCCTGCAAAGAAAACAACAGCTGCTTCGTTGGCCAGGGAGGCGAGACACCGGAaaatggtggtggtggtactGCTGATGATGGCCGTCTTCATATTCCTACGACTGCCCGCCTGGGTCTTCCTGATTATGCGACTCTACGGATCCTACTCGGAGCCCATCGACTGGCTGCTGTACTTCAGCTTTGGCATCCTCAACCTCTTCAGCTGCGCCCTGAACCCCATATTTTACACGTTTCTCACCCAAACGATACGCACGGCATCGCTGGTGAAGCAAAAAATCCGGTATTTCCTTGGCTGCTCTCCCGGGAATGTTCAAGACGCCGCCATGCCGACGGAGGAGATGAACAAAGGCAAGTGGTCGCAATGCTGTTGTGGTCTGCGACCGCCCACCTTCACCTGGCGCTGCCACCTTGCCCGGAATGCGGCAGCCACCACC